The Streptomyces sp. NBC_01255 genome window below encodes:
- a CDS encoding ATP-binding protein, with protein sequence MDTHGGVPTRSPSYEGVWRFTAPAVDVSVPQARHAVRDLLVRQGVPVHEEIMDGLLLIVSELVTNAVRHAALLSPEIAVEVAIGPEWIRVSVEDNHPYRPKALEADYGQTGGRGLLLVREVAQEAGGACDVEHTASGGKIIWAALPLAPMAPGPGGASHEPMVTSPRTDPSAP encoded by the coding sequence GTGGACACCCACGGAGGTGTACCCACCCGGTCACCGTCCTACGAAGGAGTCTGGCGCTTCACCGCACCCGCGGTCGACGTCTCCGTCCCGCAGGCCCGGCACGCCGTACGCGACCTGTTGGTCCGCCAGGGAGTCCCTGTCCATGAGGAGATCATGGACGGCCTGCTGCTGATCGTCTCCGAGCTGGTCACCAACGCCGTGCGGCACGCGGCGCTGCTGTCCCCGGAGATAGCGGTGGAGGTCGCGATCGGCCCCGAGTGGATCCGGGTGTCCGTCGAGGACAACCACCCGTACCGACCCAAGGCGCTGGAGGCGGACTACGGGCAGACCGGGGGCCGCGGACTGCTCCTGGTCCGGGAGGTCGCCCAGGAGGCCGGCGGAGCCTGCGACGTCGAGCACACGGCGAGCGGCGGCAAGATCATCTGGGCGGCGCTGCCCCTGGCCCCGATGGCACCGGGGCCAGGGGGCGCATCCCACGAGCCGATGGTCACCAGCCCCCGGACGGACCCGTCAGCTCCCTGA
- a CDS encoding Tex family protein — protein MTTSIEARIAEELGVRERQVKAAVELLDGGSTVPFIARYRKEATEMLDDAQLRTLEERLRYLRELEDRRSAILDSVREQGKLTEELEARIRAADTKARLEDIYLPFKPKRRTKAQIAREAGLTPLAEGLLGDPSVEPAAAAAAFVDADKGVADTAAALEGARAILTEKFSEDADLIGELRERMWGRGRLAAKVRDGQEEAGAKFADYFDFAEPFTALPSHRVLAMLRGEKEDVLSLDLEPEEPSETPGPSSYEGIVAHRFGVTDRGRPGDKWLQDTVRWAWRTRILVHLGIDLRLRLRTAAEDEAVRVFAANLRDLLLAAPAGTRATLGLDPGFRTGVKVAVVDATGKVVATDTIYPHVPANKWDQALDRLARLAKQHAVELVAIGNGTASRETDKLAAELLAKHPELNLTKVMVSEAGASVYSASAFGSQELPDLDVSLRGAVSIARRLQDPLAELVKIDPKSIGVGQYQHDLAEVKLSRSLDAVVEDCVNGVGVDVNTASTPLLSRVSGISAGLAENIVAHRDANGPFRSRKALKDVARLGPKAYEQCAGFLRIRGGDDPLDSSAVHPEAYPVVRRMAKTTGGQVAALIGDTGTLRSLRADEFVDETFGLPTVTDILRELEKPGRDPRPAFKTATFKEGVEKIGDLASGMVLEGVVTNVAAFGAFVDIGVHQDGLVHVSAMSKTFVKDPRDVVKPGDVVKVKVMDVDIPRKRISLTLRLDDEAGTDAPGGAPKRGERGERAERGERAERGERAERGGRPPQQRQGGGAGSGAGGGGGGGRRNDRGGRDDRGGRDRSSAPAPGNSAMADALRKAGLLGEGGGKRK, from the coding sequence GTGACGACGTCCATCGAAGCAAGGATCGCCGAGGAACTCGGCGTACGCGAGCGACAGGTGAAGGCGGCCGTCGAGCTGCTCGACGGCGGTTCGACCGTGCCGTTCATCGCGCGCTACCGCAAGGAAGCGACGGAGATGCTCGACGACGCGCAGCTCCGCACCCTGGAGGAGCGGCTGCGTTATCTGCGCGAGCTGGAGGACCGCCGGTCGGCGATCCTCGACTCGGTACGCGAGCAGGGCAAGCTGACGGAGGAGCTCGAGGCCCGGATCCGGGCCGCCGACACCAAGGCACGCCTGGAGGACATCTACCTGCCCTTCAAGCCGAAGCGCAGGACGAAGGCCCAGATCGCCCGCGAGGCCGGGCTGACCCCGCTGGCGGAGGGGCTGCTCGGCGACCCCTCGGTGGAGCCGGCGGCCGCCGCGGCCGCCTTCGTGGACGCCGACAAGGGCGTCGCGGACACCGCCGCGGCCCTGGAGGGCGCGCGGGCGATCCTCACCGAGAAGTTCTCCGAGGACGCCGACCTGATCGGCGAGCTGCGCGAGCGGATGTGGGGCCGGGGCCGGCTGGCCGCGAAGGTCAGGGACGGGCAGGAGGAGGCGGGGGCGAAGTTCGCCGACTACTTCGACTTCGCCGAGCCGTTCACGGCGCTGCCCTCGCACCGGGTGCTCGCCATGCTGCGCGGCGAGAAGGAGGACGTCCTCAGCCTGGACCTGGAGCCGGAGGAGCCGTCCGAGACGCCCGGCCCGTCCTCGTACGAGGGGATCGTCGCGCACCGCTTCGGCGTGACCGACCGGGGGCGCCCCGGCGACAAGTGGCTCCAGGACACCGTCCGCTGGGCCTGGCGGACCCGCATCCTGGTGCACCTCGGGATCGACCTGCGGCTGCGGCTGCGGACCGCCGCCGAGGACGAGGCGGTCCGGGTCTTCGCGGCCAACCTGCGCGACCTGCTGCTCGCCGCGCCGGCCGGCACCCGGGCGACGCTCGGTCTCGACCCCGGTTTCCGTACGGGCGTGAAGGTCGCCGTCGTCGACGCCACCGGCAAGGTCGTCGCCACCGACACGATCTACCCGCACGTCCCCGCCAACAAGTGGGACCAGGCGCTCGACAGGCTGGCGCGCCTCGCGAAGCAGCACGCGGTCGAGCTGGTCGCGATCGGCAACGGCACGGCGTCCCGGGAGACCGACAAACTGGCGGCCGAACTCCTCGCCAAGCACCCGGAGTTGAACCTGACCAAGGTGATGGTCTCGGAGGCCGGCGCCTCCGTCTACTCCGCCTCCGCCTTCGGCTCGCAGGAACTCCCCGACCTCGACGTGTCGTTGCGCGGCGCCGTGTCGATCGCGCGGCGGCTCCAGGACCCGCTGGCGGAGCTCGTGAAGATCGACCCGAAGTCGATCGGCGTCGGCCAGTACCAGCACGACCTGGCGGAGGTGAAGCTCTCGCGCTCGCTGGACGCCGTGGTCGAGGACTGTGTGAACGGCGTCGGCGTCGACGTCAACACCGCGTCCACGCCGCTGCTTTCGCGGGTCTCCGGGATCAGCGCCGGCCTCGCGGAGAACATCGTCGCGCACCGGGACGCCAACGGCCCGTTCCGCTCCCGCAAGGCGCTGAAGGACGTGGCCCGGCTCGGCCCGAAGGCGTACGAGCAGTGCGCGGGCTTCCTGCGCATCCGGGGCGGCGACGACCCGCTCGACTCCTCGGCCGTGCACCCGGAGGCGTACCCGGTGGTGCGCCGGATGGCGAAGACGACGGGCGGACAGGTCGCGGCGCTGATCGGTGACACGGGAACGCTGCGCTCGCTGCGCGCCGACGAGTTCGTCGACGAGACCTTCGGTCTCCCGACGGTGACGGACATCCTGCGCGAGCTGGAGAAGCCGGGCCGCGACCCGCGACCGGCGTTCAAGACGGCCACCTTCAAGGAGGGCGTCGAGAAGATCGGCGACCTGGCCTCGGGAATGGTCCTGGAGGGGGTCGTCACGAACGTGGCCGCCTTCGGGGCGTTCGTCGACATCGGCGTGCACCAGGACGGTCTGGTGCACGTGTCGGCGATGTCGAAGACCTTCGTCAAGGACCCGCGTGACGTCGTGAAGCCCGGCGACGTGGTCAAGGTCAAGGTCATGGACGTCGACATCCCGCGCAAGCGGATCTCGCTGACCCTGCGCCTGGACGACGAGGCGGGCACGGACGCGCCGGGCGGCGCGCCCAAGCGCGGCGAGCGCGGGGAGCGGGCCGAGCGCGGGGAGCGGGCCGAGCGCGGGGAGCGGGCCGAGCGAGGTGGCCGTCCGCCGCAGCAGCGCCAGGGCGGCGGAGCCGGCAGCGGAGCCGGCGGTGGCGGTGGCGGTGGCCGCCGGAACGACCGAGGCGGCCGGGACGACAGGGGCGGCCGCGACCGCTCGTCGGCCCCGGCGCCGGGCAACAGCGCGATGGCGGACGCCCTGCGCAAGGCCGGTCTCCTGGGCGAGGGCGGCGGCAAGCGCAAGTAG
- a CDS encoding DJ-1/PfpI family protein has translation MQIAVLLYAGFTTLDAVGPYELLARLPGAETVFVAKETGPVRNDQGSLALVADKTLAEVPRPDIVLVPGGPDSREAMNDPEIQAWLRTADETSAWTTSVCTGSLILASAGLLKDRRATTHWLAYEELKALGVEPTGERVVFDGKYVTAAGVSSGIDMALHLLGRIAGDETAQTVQLLTEYDPQPPYDAGSPEKAPAEIVAYWRSGGDKARAAAEG, from the coding sequence ATGCAGATCGCCGTCCTGCTCTACGCGGGCTTCACCACGCTCGACGCCGTCGGACCGTACGAGCTCCTCGCCCGCCTCCCCGGCGCAGAGACCGTCTTCGTGGCCAAGGAGACCGGTCCCGTCCGCAACGACCAGGGCAGCCTCGCCCTCGTCGCGGACAAGACGCTCGCCGAGGTCCCGCGCCCGGACATCGTCCTGGTCCCCGGCGGGCCCGACTCCCGGGAGGCCATGAACGACCCGGAGATCCAGGCCTGGCTCCGTACCGCCGACGAGACCAGCGCCTGGACCACCTCGGTCTGCACCGGCTCGCTGATCCTCGCCTCGGCGGGCCTGCTCAAGGACCGCCGAGCGACGACGCACTGGCTGGCCTACGAGGAGCTCAAGGCGCTGGGCGTCGAGCCCACCGGCGAGCGGGTCGTCTTCGACGGCAAGTACGTCACCGCCGCCGGGGTTTCCTCCGGCATCGACATGGCGCTGCACCTGCTGGGCAGGATCGCCGGCGACGAGACCGCCCAGACGGTCCAGCTGCTCACCGAGTACGACCCGCAGCCGCCGTACGACGCGGGCTCCCCGGAGAAGGCCCCGGCCGAGATCGTCGCGTACTGGCGAAGCGGCGGCGACAAGGCCCGCGCCGCCGCCGAGGGGTGA
- a CDS encoding ABC-F family ATP-binding cassette domain-containing protein, protein MTATLVAKDLAAGHGERTLFAGLDLVVAPGDVIGLVGVNGAGKSTLLRLLAGLDTPEEGELRLSPPTASVGHLPQEPERRAGETVREFLARRTGVTAAQTAMDEATQGLVDGTPGADDAYAETLDRWLNLGGADLDERAEEVADSLGLTVGLDQPMTSLSGGQAARAGLASLLLSRYDVFLLDEPTNDLDLDGLERLEAFVKGLRAGTVVISHDREFLTRTVTKVLELDLAQQQITLYGGGYDAYLDERDTARRHAREDFEEYAGKKAALEARGHMQRSWMDKGVKNARRKATDGDKLGRNARSEASEKQAAKARQTQRMIERLDVVDEPRKEWELRMEIATAPRSGSVVATLRDAEVRRGDFSFGPVTLQIDWADRVAVTGANGAGKSTLLAALLGRLPLDSGDTVVGSGVVVGEVDQARKLFHGTEKLLEAFCAAVPDTEPAEVRTLLAKFGLKAEHVLRPATTLSPGERTRAALALLQGRGVNLLVLDEPTNHLDLPAIEQLESALDSYNGTLLLVTHDRRMLDAVRTTRRIEVADGKVTEL, encoded by the coding sequence ATGACTGCAACCCTCGTCGCCAAGGACCTCGCCGCCGGCCACGGCGAACGCACCCTCTTCGCCGGGCTCGACCTCGTCGTCGCCCCCGGTGACGTCATCGGCCTCGTCGGCGTGAACGGCGCCGGGAAGTCCACCCTGCTGCGGCTGCTCGCCGGGCTCGACACCCCGGAGGAGGGCGAGCTGCGGCTCTCCCCGCCCACCGCGAGCGTCGGCCACCTCCCGCAGGAGCCCGAGCGCCGCGCCGGGGAGACCGTGCGCGAGTTCCTCGCCCGGCGCACCGGCGTCACCGCCGCCCAGACCGCCATGGACGAGGCCACCCAGGGCCTCGTCGACGGCACGCCCGGCGCCGACGACGCGTACGCCGAGACGCTGGACCGCTGGCTGAACCTCGGCGGCGCCGACCTCGACGAGCGCGCCGAGGAGGTCGCCGACTCCCTCGGCCTCACCGTCGGCCTCGACCAGCCGATGACCTCGCTCTCCGGCGGCCAGGCCGCCCGCGCCGGTCTCGCCTCGCTCCTCCTCTCCCGCTACGACGTCTTCCTCCTCGACGAGCCCACCAACGACCTGGACCTCGACGGTCTGGAGCGGCTGGAGGCCTTCGTGAAGGGGCTGCGCGCCGGGACGGTCGTCATCAGCCACGACCGCGAGTTCCTCACCCGCACCGTCACCAAGGTCCTCGAACTGGACCTCGCCCAGCAGCAGATCACCCTGTACGGCGGCGGTTACGACGCGTACCTCGACGAGCGCGACACCGCCCGGCGGCACGCGCGCGAGGACTTCGAGGAGTACGCGGGCAAGAAGGCCGCCCTGGAAGCGCGCGGCCACATGCAGCGGTCCTGGATGGACAAGGGCGTCAAGAACGCCCGCCGCAAGGCCACCGACGGCGACAAGCTCGGCCGCAACGCCCGCAGCGAGGCCAGCGAGAAGCAGGCCGCCAAGGCCCGGCAGACCCAGCGCATGATCGAACGCCTCGACGTCGTCGACGAGCCCCGCAAGGAGTGGGAGCTGCGCATGGAGATCGCCACCGCCCCGCGCTCCGGCTCGGTCGTGGCGACCCTGCGCGACGCCGAGGTGCGCCGCGGCGACTTCTCCTTCGGTCCCGTCACGCTCCAGATCGACTGGGCCGACCGGGTCGCCGTCACCGGCGCCAACGGAGCCGGGAAGTCCACGCTGCTCGCCGCCCTCCTCGGCCGGCTCCCGCTGGACTCCGGCGACACCGTGGTCGGCTCGGGCGTCGTCGTCGGCGAGGTCGACCAGGCGCGCAAGCTCTTCCACGGCACCGAGAAGCTCCTGGAGGCGTTCTGCGCGGCCGTGCCCGACACGGAGCCCGCCGAGGTCCGCACCCTGCTCGCCAAGTTCGGGCTGAAGGCGGAGCACGTCCTGCGGCCCGCGACCACGCTCTCCCCGGGCGAGCGGACGCGCGCCGCGCTCGCGCTGCTCCAGGGCCGGGGCGTGAACCTGCTCGTGCTCGACGAGCCGACCAACCACCTGGACCTGCCGGCGATCGAGCAGCTGGAGTCCGCCCTCGACTCGTACAACGGCACCCTGCTCCTGGTCACCCACGACCGGCGCATGCTCGACGCCGTCCGCACCACCCGCCGCATCGAGGTCGCCGACGGCAAGGTGACCGAGCTCTGA
- a CDS encoding GlxA family transcriptional regulator, giving the protein MTQRPVLVVLFDGVQSLDVTGPYEVFAGAGRSAGDPSTYTIRTASLDGGPVRTHSGLRLLPDTTLAEAVADGAPHTLVVPGGEGTREPDPALIDWLRTHAPDAGRLVSVCTGALLLAEAGLLDGHRVTTHWIACDHLARCYPEVEVDPDPIFVRDGRLSTSAGVTAGIDLALALVEEDLGRDVALTVARHLVVFLRRPGNQAQFSAQLAAQTARREPLRDLQQWITEHPGGDLSVEALAARARLSPRHFARAFRAETGTTPGRYVDRVRLEHARRLLEETTRGVEEVSRASGYGTSEAMRRAFTKALGTAPADYRRRFHAPAHRIDRPID; this is encoded by the coding sequence ATGACGCAGCGACCCGTACTCGTCGTCCTCTTCGACGGCGTGCAGAGCCTCGACGTCACCGGCCCCTACGAGGTGTTCGCCGGTGCCGGCCGGTCCGCCGGGGACCCCTCCACGTACACGATCCGCACCGCCTCCCTGGACGGCGGACCGGTCCGTACGCACAGCGGACTGCGGCTGCTCCCCGACACGACCCTCGCCGAGGCGGTCGCCGACGGCGCCCCGCACACCCTCGTCGTACCCGGCGGCGAGGGCACGCGGGAACCCGACCCCGCCCTGATCGACTGGCTGCGCACGCACGCCCCGGACGCCGGACGCCTGGTCTCCGTCTGTACGGGGGCGCTGCTCCTCGCCGAGGCCGGACTCCTCGACGGACACCGGGTGACGACCCACTGGATCGCCTGCGACCACCTCGCGCGCTGCTACCCCGAGGTCGAGGTGGACCCGGATCCCATCTTCGTCCGGGACGGACGGCTCTCCACCTCCGCCGGTGTCACCGCCGGTATCGACCTCGCGCTCGCCCTGGTGGAGGAGGACCTCGGCCGGGACGTGGCCCTCACCGTCGCCCGCCACCTGGTCGTCTTTCTGCGCCGCCCCGGCAACCAGGCCCAGTTCAGCGCCCAGCTGGCCGCCCAGACCGCCCGCCGGGAGCCGCTGCGCGACCTCCAGCAGTGGATCACCGAGCACCCCGGCGGGGACCTCTCGGTGGAGGCGCTCGCCGCCCGCGCCCGGCTCTCGCCCCGCCACTTCGCCCGGGCCTTCCGGGCGGAGACCGGTACGACCCCCGGCCGCTACGTCGACCGGGTGCGGCTCGAACACGCCCGCCGCCTCCTGGAGGAGACCACCCGCGGGGTCGAGGAGGTCTCCCGCGCCTCGGGCTACGGCACGTCCGAGGCGATGCGCCGCGCCTTCACCAAGGCCCTCGGCACCGCGCCAGCCGACTACCGCCGCCGCTTCCACGCACCCGCCCACCGCATCGACCGACCCATCGACTGA
- a CDS encoding enoyl-CoA hydratase/isomerase family protein, with protein sequence MEPQLKASVTDGVATVVIANPAKRNAMSAAMWRALPGVLDRLAADHAVRALVLTGEGDTFCAGADISALREPGDEQQSLAVRAEDALAAFPKPTLAAVRGFCVGGGSQLAAACDLRFAEEGTRFGITPSKLGIVYPSSSTRRLTALVGPSTAKYLLFSGELMDTERALRTGFVDEVHPAGELDKRVAEFVRVLASRSLLTQAAAKEFADGRADRDAHWAEQARGSGDTAEGVAAFLERRAPRFTYGL encoded by the coding sequence ATGGAGCCGCAGCTGAAGGCCAGCGTCACGGACGGGGTCGCCACCGTCGTCATCGCCAACCCCGCCAAGCGCAACGCGATGAGCGCCGCCATGTGGCGCGCGCTGCCCGGTGTGCTGGACCGGCTGGCCGCCGACCACGCGGTGCGGGCCCTGGTCCTGACCGGCGAGGGCGACACCTTCTGCGCCGGGGCGGACATCTCGGCGCTGCGGGAGCCCGGTGACGAGCAGCAGAGCCTCGCGGTACGGGCCGAGGACGCGCTCGCGGCCTTCCCCAAGCCGACGCTCGCGGCCGTCCGGGGCTTCTGTGTCGGGGGCGGCAGCCAACTCGCCGCCGCGTGCGATCTGCGCTTCGCCGAGGAGGGCACCCGCTTCGGGATCACCCCCTCGAAGCTCGGCATCGTCTACCCGTCCTCGTCGACCCGCAGGCTGACCGCCCTCGTGGGCCCTTCGACGGCCAAGTACCTGTTGTTCTCCGGCGAGTTGATGGACACCGAGCGGGCACTGCGGACCGGGTTCGTGGACGAGGTCCACCCGGCGGGCGAACTGGACAAGCGGGTGGCCGAGTTCGTCCGGGTCCTCGCCTCGCGCTCGCTGCTGACCCAGGCCGCGGCCAAGGAGTTCGCCGACGGGCGGGCGGACCGGGACGCCCACTGGGCGGAGCAGGCGCGCGGCAGCGGCGACACCGCGGAGGGGGTCGCCGCCTTCCTGGAGCGCCGCGCGCCCCGCTTCACGTACGGACTCTGA
- a CDS encoding NAD(P)/FAD-dependent oxidoreductase, with protein MDSDVIVVGGGVVGLTTAVTLAERGLRVRIWSRDDVTATTSAVAGALWWPYRIEPAAEAGAWALASLRVYGELAADPERTGVRWVAGVHADVVLDGLGAWAKEVPGLRQLAPEDVPGPYGVGLAARLPLIDMPVHLAWLRERFEAAGGIFERRAVTGFEEAAARAGVVVDCAGLGARELVPDAGLLPVRGQLVLVENPGVEEWFTAADDGAGETTYFFPQPGRLVLGGTAEEGAEGLDADPATAAAIVARCARVRPEIAGARILGHRVGLRPARAGGVRIEAVALPGGGRLVHHYGHGGAGVTVAWGCAARAAELVSG; from the coding sequence ATGGACAGCGACGTGATCGTGGTGGGTGGCGGGGTCGTCGGTCTGACGACGGCGGTCACCCTGGCGGAGCGCGGACTGCGCGTACGGATCTGGTCACGGGACGACGTGACGGCGACGACCTCGGCCGTGGCGGGTGCCCTGTGGTGGCCGTACCGGATCGAGCCGGCGGCGGAGGCCGGGGCCTGGGCGCTCGCCTCGCTCCGGGTGTACGGGGAGCTGGCCGCCGATCCGGAGCGGACGGGGGTGCGGTGGGTGGCCGGGGTCCACGCGGACGTCGTCCTGGACGGCCTGGGCGCGTGGGCGAAGGAGGTGCCGGGGCTGCGGCAGCTGGCTCCCGAGGACGTGCCGGGTCCGTACGGCGTGGGTCTCGCGGCGCGGCTGCCGCTCATCGACATGCCGGTCCATCTGGCGTGGCTGCGCGAACGGTTCGAGGCCGCGGGCGGGATCTTCGAGCGGCGCGCGGTCACCGGCTTCGAGGAGGCGGCGGCGCGGGCCGGGGTGGTCGTCGACTGCGCGGGGCTCGGCGCGCGGGAGCTCGTACCGGACGCCGGACTGCTGCCGGTGCGGGGGCAGTTGGTGCTGGTGGAGAATCCGGGCGTCGAGGAGTGGTTCACGGCGGCGGACGACGGGGCGGGCGAGACGACGTACTTCTTCCCGCAGCCGGGGCGTCTGGTGCTCGGCGGGACGGCCGAGGAGGGGGCGGAGGGGCTCGACGCCGACCCGGCGACGGCCGCGGCGATCGTCGCGCGGTGCGCGCGGGTGCGGCCGGAGATCGCGGGGGCGCGGATTCTCGGGCACCGGGTGGGCCTGCGGCCCGCTCGGGCGGGCGGTGTCCGGATCGAGGCGGTGGCGCTGCCGGGCGGTGGCCGGCTGGTGCATCACTACGGGCACGGCGGCGCGGGAGTGACGGTGGCCTGGGGCTGCGCGGCGCGGGCGGCGGAGCTGGTGAGCGGATGA
- a CDS encoding 2-phosphosulfolactate phosphatase, with protein MTISFGWGPVEARALAPAAACVVVVDVLSFTTSVGVAVEGGTAVLPYRWRDATAAAFAREEDAVLAVGRREATEAHPWTLSPAALRAAPMPSRLVLPSPNGSTIAAEAGGATVVAASLRNPTAVARWLADRGYGSADRPLAVIASGERWPDGSLRPALEDLLGAGAVLSALARTGGTASPEASAAATLWAATEDPVAALHGCDSGRELYEYGFPQDVAVAAEIDSSTTVPVLVDGAFQEAAP; from the coding sequence ATGACGATCTCCTTCGGCTGGGGGCCCGTCGAGGCACGGGCCCTCGCCCCGGCGGCCGCCTGTGTCGTCGTGGTCGACGTGCTCTCCTTCACCACGTCCGTCGGCGTCGCGGTCGAGGGCGGCACCGCCGTCCTCCCGTACCGCTGGCGGGACGCCACCGCGGCGGCGTTCGCGCGGGAGGAGGACGCCGTCCTCGCCGTCGGCCGGCGCGAGGCCACCGAGGCGCACCCGTGGACGCTCTCCCCGGCCGCCCTGCGCGCCGCCCCGATGCCGTCGCGCCTGGTCCTGCCGTCCCCGAACGGCTCCACGATCGCGGCGGAGGCCGGGGGCGCGACCGTCGTCGCCGCCTCCCTGCGCAACCCCACGGCCGTCGCCCGCTGGCTCGCGGACCGGGGATACGGCTCCGCGGACCGCCCGCTCGCCGTGATCGCCTCCGGCGAGCGCTGGCCCGACGGCTCGCTGCGCCCGGCGCTCGAAGACCTGCTCGGCGCGGGAGCGGTGCTCTCCGCTCTCGCGCGTACGGGCGGCACCGCGAGCCCGGAGGCGAGTGCGGCGGCCACGCTGTGGGCGGCGACGGAGGACCCGGTCGCCGCCTTGCACGGCTGCGACTCGGGCCGTGAACTGTACGAGTACGGCTTTCCGCAGGACGTGGCCGTGGCCGCCGAGATCGACAGCTCGACGACCGTCCCCGTCCTCGTGGACGGTGCATTCCAGGAGGCAGCACCATGA
- a CDS encoding SCO6745 family protein, whose product MTTALPPRAGRRCHNALNPLHSTLYFSPDLDREFSALGFTDQSAMRLAARSAALGAVGAGTVAATFYNYNHELLARHLPAVWDTASPADVLDARLRTVDATLRRLLGEDTVSSPEMAEAAVLALRATEACTRHARPLYSAHADLPVPEAPHLAYWYAATLLREHRGDGHLAALLTVGLDPVEALASHTATGKGMAPRWVLGSRGWKRADWEAATERLRGRGLLDADGELTEAGTALRDELEQQTDRLDAAPYEHLGAAGVERLTELGRGFLVTAAVAGAFPADLVGKG is encoded by the coding sequence ATGACGACTGCCCTGCCGCCGCGCGCCGGACGCCGCTGCCACAACGCCCTCAACCCGCTGCACTCCACGCTCTACTTCTCGCCCGACCTGGACCGCGAGTTCAGCGCCCTCGGCTTCACCGACCAGAGCGCGATGCGGCTCGCCGCGCGGAGCGCCGCGCTCGGCGCGGTGGGCGCGGGCACGGTCGCGGCGACCTTCTACAACTACAACCACGAGCTGCTCGCCCGGCACCTCCCCGCCGTCTGGGACACCGCCTCCCCCGCCGACGTCCTGGACGCGCGGCTGCGCACCGTCGACGCGACCCTGCGCCGGCTCCTGGGCGAGGACACCGTCTCCTCCCCGGAGATGGCCGAGGCCGCGGTGCTCGCCCTGCGCGCCACGGAGGCCTGCACCCGGCACGCCCGGCCGCTCTACTCGGCCCACGCGGACCTGCCGGTGCCGGAGGCCCCGCACCTCGCCTACTGGTACGCCGCCACCCTGCTGCGCGAGCACCGGGGCGACGGCCATCTCGCGGCCCTGCTCACGGTCGGCCTCGACCCCGTCGAGGCCCTCGCCTCCCACACCGCCACCGGCAAGGGCATGGCCCCGCGCTGGGTGCTCGGCTCGCGAGGCTGGAAGCGCGCCGACTGGGAGGCGGCGACGGAGCGGCTGCGCGGGCGCGGGCTCCTCGACGCCGACGGCGAGCTCACGGAGGCGGGTACGGCCCTGCGCGACGAACTGGAGCAGCAGACCGACCGGCTGGACGCCGCCCCGTACGAGCACCTCGGCGCGGCGGGCGTCGAGCGGCTGACCGAGCTGGGGCGCGGCTTCCTGGTCACGGCGGCGGTCGCGGGCGCCTTCCCCGCGGACCTCGTCGGCAAGGGCTGA